A region of Antedon mediterranea chromosome 8, ecAntMedi1.1, whole genome shotgun sequence DNA encodes the following proteins:
- the LOC140056435 gene encoding uncharacterized protein, giving the protein MCASGRPQFSTPKGSSRTSRRTMRRLGTRVDRLPHRKEDRRLATYFKSEESKQAVYSAPKVSDGDSLIHPSGAKTRRLGSLDRPERCVLSRSYRRGRSTLATFQNPRPIVPIRRFAVRPIDGSSRVYTHSQNAGVVLPQTWNKSIHVSRRLVGRGPVQGQADEQSTICPSRNGTGRFHCQSGEVVPGADTAPVIPRSTDKSRDGLGVSIPTTHRVCNECSTQSNICSCSDGLRMAQSTGLSGQLRCLGSVLPATYETFTAASAGSLPTAHRLPTQSGSVECIHSDASRMVAGRRQVDCGNADSKIFAGRPYRDRRIRDRLGRLLQGTPRLRPLDGRGGALPHQPPRTLGSRQDLEGPSTSRGRSSRPYPFRQHNSGSIYKSSGRHEVTDVMLPPLETDDVVHRQQHQTLGCPHCGQPQHCGGRSVPTNTLSHGMAPSTQHCHTDFRPLRAASYRSVCDVRQHTAPDLLHKVSGCTCVGGGCPIHTVGRTMGLCVSTDLTNTNCSDAHSAPSLPGPSDRPGLGSTSMVSTASRPALRSSPASSSSRGSADAGPSCVLTTEPTIPAPDCMAIVRDQLRDSGIPDGPAALAAKSRRESTLTVYNSRLKHFFTWCRRQQITPGLVTLGQVCAFLHYLFESGLQVRTISGYRSAIGAVTPTLKDGSTISSSSVITQLIRGMFRQRPPVKVLIPRWDVNVVLAALTRPPFEPMSKASLYNLSLKTAFLLALSSCRRRGEVHALTLEPGHVRFERGGVRLVFRKDFLAKTQTLKYSPPAVFVPTITSYSAVDGDKLWCPVRALKWYIHRTKTIRDGVSHLFVTSVPPHRAAAKSTIARWVVSTIQNAYTSSDTPPPAHMHQLRAVATSWALFAGVPVADIMEAAWWRTQSTFTSYYLSDVSANLAPVATAVLKPRL; this is encoded by the coding sequence ATGTGCGCTTCTGGACGGCCTCAATTCTCTACTCCAAAAGGGAGCAGTAGAACCAGTCGACGAACGATGCGCCGTCTCGGGACACGAGTCGACCGTCTTCCTCACAGAAAAGAAGACAGGCGACTGGCGACCTATTTTAAATCTGAGGAGTCTAAACAAGCGGTTTATTCGGCCCCAAAGGTTTCGGATGGAGACAGTCTCATCCATCCTTCTGGGGCTAAGACGAGGAGACTGGGCAGCCTCGATAGACCTGAAAGATGCGTACTTTCACGTTCCTATCGCAGAGGCAGATCGACGTTGGCTACGTTTCAGAATCCTCGACCAATTGTACCAATTCGTCGCTTTGCCGTTCGGCCTATCGACGGCTCCTCGCGTGTTTACACGCATAGTCAGAACGCTGGCGTCGTTCTTCCACAAACATGGAATAAGAGTATTCATGTATCTCGACGATTGGTTGGTCGTGGCCCAGTCCAGGGACAGGCTGATGAGCAGTCTACAATATGTCCTTCTCGTAACGGAACAGGCAGGTTTCATTGTCAATCGGGAGAAGTCGTGCCTGGTGCCGACACAGCTCCCGTTATACCTCGGAGCACAGATAAATCTCGTGACGGGCTTGGCGTGTCCATCCCAACAACGCATCGCGTCTGCAATGAGTGCAGTACGCAATCTAATATCTGCTCGTGCTCCGACGGCTTACGAATGGCTCAGAGCACTGGGTTGTCTGGCCAGCTTCGTTGCCTTGGTTCCGTATTGCCGGCTACGTATGAGACCTTTACAGCTGCATCTGCTGGCTCATTACCGACCGCACATAGACTCCCTACACAAAGTGGTTCCGTCGAATGCATTCATTCAGACGCATCTCGAATGGTGGCTGGTAGAAGGCAGGTTGACTGTGGGAATGCCGATTCAAAAATCTTTGCCGGACGTCCGTATAGAGACAGACGCATCCGAGACAGGCTGGGGCGGTTGCTCCAGGGCACTCCGCGCCTCCGGCCTTTGGACGGTCGAGGAGGCGCGCTCCCACATCAACCTCCTAGAACTCTGGGCAGTCGTCAGGACCTTGAAGGCCCTTCGACCTCACGTGGCCGGTCGTCACGTCCTTATCCATTCCGACAACACAACAGTGGTAGCATATATAAATCGTCAGGGAGGCACGAGGTCACCGACGTTATGCTTCCACCTCTGGAGACTGATGATGTGGTGCATAGGCAACAACATCAAACTCTCGGCTGCCCACATTGCGGGCAGCCTCAACATTGTGGCGGACGCTCTGTCCCGACAAACACTTTGTCCCACGGAATGGCGCCTTCTACCCAGCATTGCCACACTGATTTTCGACCACTTCGGGCGGCCTCATATAGATCTGTTTGCGACGTCAGACAACACACAGCTCCCGACCTTCTGCACAAGGTTTCGGGATGCACGTGCGTGGGCGGTGGATGCCCTATCCATACCGTGGGACGGACTATGGGCTTATGCGTTTCCACCGATCTCACTAATACCAACTGTTCTGACGCACATTCAGCGCCATCCTTGCCGGGTCCTTCTGATCGCCCCGGGCTGGGCTCGACAAGCATGGTATCCACTGCTTCTCGACCTGCTCTACGATCATCCCCTGCGTCTTCCAGTTCGAGAGGATCTGCTGACGCAGGGCCGAGCTGTGTTCTCACTACAGAACCTACAATCCCTGCGCCTGACTGTATGGCCATTGTCAGGGATCAGCTCCGAGACTCAGGCATTCCAGATGGCCCTGCCGCCCTCGCGGCGAAATCTCGTCGGGAATCTACTCTTACCGTCTACAATAGCCGATTAAAGCATTTCTTTACATGGTGCAGGCGCCAACAAATAACGCCAGGGTTGGTTACCCTTGGTCAAGTATGCGCCTTCCTGCATTACCTATTTGAGTCAGGTCTTCAGGTCCGCACCATTTCAGGCTATAGGTCCGCCATTGGGGCGGTGACACCAACACTGAAAGACGGTTCTACGATTTCGTCATCCTCCGTTATCACTCAGCTGATACGGGGGATGTTCAGACAACGACCTCCAGTCAAGGTCTTGATTCCTCGATGGGATGTCAACGTCGTTCTAGCCGCTCTTACACGCCCGCCATTTGAGCCTATGAGTAAGGCTTCTCTTTACAATCTCTCGCTGAAGACGGCGTTCCTGCTCGCATTGTCATCGTGCAGACGCCGAGGCGAGGTGCACGCTCTTACCTTAGAACCAGGGCATGTGAGGTTCGAGCGAGGCGGCGTGAGGCTAGTGTTTAGGAAAGATTTCCTAGCAAAAACTCAGACGTTGAAATATTCGCCGCCGGCTGTGTTCGTCCCCACCATCACATCTTACTCGGCGGTTGACGGAGACAAACTTTGGTGCCCAGTGAGGGCCCTCAAGTGGTATATCCACCGCACAAAGACAATTAGAGACGGAGTGTCTCACCTGTTTGTCACCTCTGTTCCGCCACACCGCGCCGCAGCTAAATCGACCATAGCAAGGTGGgtcgtatctacaattcaaaaCGCTTACACGTCATCGGACACACCGCCGCCGGCACACATGCATCAATTGCGCGCGGTTGCCACTTCGTGGGCGTTGTTCGCGGGTGTCCCTGTAGCTGACATTATGGAAGCGGCATGGTGGCGAACACAGTCTACATTCACCTCTTACTATCTTTCGGATGTGTCCGCTAACCTAGCTCCAGTGGCGACAGCAGTACTGAAGCCTCGTCTATAG
- the LOC140056437 gene encoding uncharacterized protein gives MLAPITHVRMEVHVTPLLVPVQHTRVPVHHVLLDYSVKLEMLALATFVRMELVVPRFLVPVQHTHVPVQHVILDHSVRLRQMLAPKTYVRMEVYVPLLLVLVLLTRVPVHHVLLDHSVKLEMLALATFVRMELVVSRFLVPVQHTSVPVHHVLLEHSVKLRQMLAPTIFVRMELYVSSFLVPVQHTHVPVHHVLLEYSVKLVIDQSIGVWVFYLISAISK, from the exons ATGCTTGCTCCAATAACGCATGTCAGAATGGAGGTACATGTAACGCCGTtgctggttcctgtacagcatacacgtGTACCTGTTCATCATGTTTTACTGGATTATTCTGTGAAACTT gAAATGCTTGCACTGGCAAcatttgtcagaatggagctagTTGTgcccaggtttctggttcctgtacagcatacacatgtacCTGTCCAACATGTTATACTGGATCATTCTGTGAGACTT cGTCAAATGCTTGCTCCAAAAACGTATGTCAGAATGGAGGTGTATGTACCATTGTTGCTGGTTCTTGTACTTCTTACACGTGTACCTGTCCATCATGTTTTACTGGACCATTCTGTGAAACTG GAAATGCTTGCACTGGCAAcatttgtcagaatggagctagttgtgtccaggtttctggttcctgtacagcatacatCTGTACCTGTCCATCATGTTTtactggaacattctgtgaaactT CGTCAAATGCTTGCTCCAACAAtttttgtcagaatggagctgtaTGTGTCCAgttttctggttcctgtacagcatacacatgtacCTGTTCATCATGTTTTActggaatattctgtgaaactGGTAATTGACCAATCGATTGGTGTTTgggtattttatttaatttcagcTATCAGCAAATAA